In Catenulispora sp. MAP5-51, a genomic segment contains:
- a CDS encoding DUF4132 domain-containing protein, whose translation MSIDPEDRFELPRKFQHGVIRRDRCDRADLEPFSATGSVDPQGFATWRSIDRIVAADGPAAAVRSFAASSAEDKNFSGHNWGRRSFYDSHLPDRRWPLLLRLLDLVRSAADEEYFEAVAVAEKMRDEYPVPASRAAMAVLAPERPEWCSADIADYAAQTDVDNYVARLLMLACTTREQARELGRKIKDWNWVNDDRRAEGTFLAAIDAGADEFLIGCLERDRWHALNLLPKLPSDLAVSTLIGELGPKDAQAALLEAAKRFPRRVLRLLAEAEPATQVDYVLRLHVAAGPEVAREQLPRLSEVGRERVQALLNRIDGSGSGAPSGEDPISIAAEADLPHVLVVPPWADRKAGKPIALKNLPAPAPFFRWPAQETSGPAAIPEPAPTPAEAGNQNKIVQTMAEWLHSEYAPYAEAADVFFRRYPEEAVRQLLVCALGPAGPERRTAEAVVRFAAREGLADVVALAGETSPEAAVATQAVLDRRGLDTYPKSMPAVPLWADPASLPRILLAGRTAVLPTSAVRFVVQMLTISSHRDVGPYGGIEIVQEACDTDSLAEFAWGLFENWAGAGYPTKKLGWAFDTLLWFGNEETARRLAPLVRAWPGEGGSARAAAGLDVLIAVGGEAGLREVYDISQRSPFTALRAEASRRVAKAAGARGLSADQLEDRLVLDLGAGPDGTLTLDYGARRFVVGFDEYLAPYVADGTGKRRAALPKPTAKDDGTLAAEAQRRFTALKKDAKTFAVRQAARLEQAMVSGRRWSEDEFRSVFVEHPLLRLVGRRVVWGEFDGDRALRAAFRIAEDGTFADVADECHVLGSGAIGVVHPVHLAAELTRWAEICHDYEIIQPFPQVGRPTFALTSTECEATRLDRFCDAQLPTDRFLALHRTPGWGGAALWDSGSTVATGRRLPGHRILIVRVSPGYREGRLADTPQQTITDIWLSPTDSHGRRGARSEALRLGGIEAVAASEILADLAAAVGG comes from the coding sequence ATGAGCATCGATCCCGAAGACCGGTTCGAACTGCCTCGCAAGTTCCAGCACGGAGTCATCCGCCGGGACCGCTGCGACCGGGCCGATCTCGAGCCGTTCTCGGCGACCGGCTCGGTGGATCCTCAGGGCTTTGCGACGTGGCGCAGCATCGACCGCATCGTCGCGGCGGACGGTCCCGCCGCGGCGGTGCGCTCGTTCGCCGCGTCCAGCGCCGAGGACAAGAACTTCTCCGGCCACAACTGGGGCCGGAGAAGCTTCTACGACAGCCACCTGCCCGACCGCCGCTGGCCTTTGCTGCTGCGGCTGCTGGACCTGGTGCGCTCGGCCGCGGACGAGGAGTACTTCGAGGCCGTCGCCGTGGCGGAGAAGATGCGCGACGAGTACCCGGTCCCGGCCTCCCGCGCCGCGATGGCGGTGCTCGCCCCGGAGCGGCCGGAGTGGTGTTCGGCGGACATCGCCGACTACGCCGCGCAGACCGACGTGGACAACTACGTCGCCAGGCTCCTGATGCTCGCCTGCACGACCCGGGAGCAGGCGCGGGAACTGGGCCGGAAGATCAAGGACTGGAACTGGGTCAACGACGACCGGCGCGCCGAGGGCACGTTCCTGGCCGCGATCGACGCCGGCGCCGACGAGTTCCTCATCGGCTGCCTGGAGCGCGACCGCTGGCACGCGCTCAACCTGCTGCCGAAGCTGCCCAGCGACCTGGCCGTCAGCACCCTGATCGGCGAGCTGGGCCCGAAGGACGCACAGGCCGCCCTGCTTGAGGCCGCGAAGCGCTTCCCCCGCCGGGTGCTGCGGCTGCTGGCCGAGGCCGAGCCGGCCACGCAGGTGGACTACGTACTGCGGCTCCATGTCGCGGCCGGGCCCGAAGTCGCACGGGAGCAACTGCCGCGGCTCTCGGAGGTCGGACGGGAGCGAGTGCAGGCCCTGCTGAATCGCATCGACGGATCCGGCAGCGGCGCCCCGAGCGGTGAGGACCCGATCTCCATCGCCGCGGAAGCCGACCTGCCGCACGTCCTGGTGGTACCACCGTGGGCGGATCGCAAGGCGGGCAAACCGATCGCGCTGAAGAACCTGCCGGCGCCGGCTCCCTTCTTCCGCTGGCCGGCTCAGGAGACGTCCGGCCCGGCCGCCATCCCCGAGCCGGCACCCACGCCGGCCGAGGCCGGGAACCAGAACAAGATCGTGCAGACCATGGCGGAGTGGCTGCACTCGGAGTACGCGCCATACGCCGAGGCCGCCGACGTCTTCTTCCGGCGCTATCCCGAGGAGGCGGTGCGTCAGCTGCTGGTCTGCGCTCTCGGGCCGGCCGGCCCCGAGCGCCGGACGGCCGAGGCCGTGGTGCGGTTCGCGGCGCGCGAGGGCTTGGCGGACGTCGTGGCGCTGGCCGGCGAGACAAGCCCGGAGGCGGCGGTCGCGACGCAGGCGGTGCTGGATCGGCGCGGGCTGGACACGTACCCCAAGTCCATGCCGGCAGTGCCGTTGTGGGCCGATCCGGCGTCGCTGCCGAGGATTCTGCTGGCCGGCCGCACGGCGGTGCTGCCGACGTCCGCGGTGCGGTTCGTAGTCCAGATGCTGACCATCTCATCGCACCGGGACGTCGGTCCGTACGGCGGGATCGAGATCGTGCAAGAGGCCTGCGACACCGACTCGCTCGCGGAGTTCGCCTGGGGCCTGTTCGAGAACTGGGCCGGGGCGGGGTACCCGACCAAGAAGCTGGGCTGGGCCTTCGACACCCTGCTGTGGTTCGGCAACGAGGAGACCGCGCGACGGCTCGCGCCGCTGGTGCGCGCCTGGCCCGGCGAGGGCGGCTCGGCCCGGGCGGCCGCCGGTCTGGACGTGCTGATCGCCGTGGGCGGCGAGGCGGGGCTGCGCGAGGTCTACGACATATCGCAGCGCTCTCCTTTCACCGCCCTGCGCGCCGAGGCCTCCCGGCGGGTGGCCAAGGCAGCCGGGGCCCGGGGGTTGAGCGCGGACCAGTTGGAGGACCGGCTCGTCCTGGACCTGGGCGCCGGGCCGGACGGCACGCTGACGCTGGACTACGGCGCGCGCCGCTTCGTCGTCGGGTTCGACGAGTACCTGGCGCCGTATGTCGCCGACGGGACCGGCAAGCGCCGCGCCGCACTGCCGAAACCGACGGCCAAGGACGACGGGACACTGGCAGCCGAGGCACAGCGGCGCTTCACCGCGCTGAAGAAGGACGCGAAGACGTTCGCGGTGCGGCAGGCGGCGCGGCTGGAGCAGGCGATGGTGTCCGGGCGCCGGTGGTCGGAAGACGAGTTCCGGTCGGTGTTCGTCGAGCACCCGTTGCTGCGGTTGGTGGGGCGGCGTGTGGTCTGGGGCGAGTTCGACGGGGACCGGGCGCTGCGTGCGGCGTTCCGGATCGCGGAGGACGGGACGTTCGCGGACGTCGCCGACGAGTGTCACGTGCTCGGCTCGGGGGCCATCGGCGTGGTGCACCCGGTGCATCTGGCCGCCGAGCTCACACGGTGGGCCGAGATCTGCCACGACTACGAGATCATCCAGCCCTTCCCGCAAGTGGGCCGGCCCACCTTCGCCCTGACCTCGACCGAATGCGAGGCCACCCGCCTGGACCGCTTCTGCGACGCGCAACTGCCCACGGACCGCTTCCTGGCTCTGCATCGCACGCCCGGCTGGGGCGGCGCGGCTCTGTGGGACTCCGGCAGCACGGTGGCGACCGGCCGTCGGCTGCCGGGACACCGGATCCTGATCGTGCGCGTCAGCCCGGGCTACCGCGAAGGGCGCCTGGCCGACACGCCGCAGCAGACCATCACCGACATCTGGCTCAGTCCCACCGACAGCCACGGCCGGCGCGGGGCGCGCAGCGAGGCGCTGCGGCTGGGCGGGATCGAGGCGGTGGCGGCCAGCGAGATCCTCGCGGATCTGGCGGCCGCGGTGGGGGGTTGA
- a CDS encoding sugar ABC transporter substrate-binding protein, producing the protein MTITRRRGVLLGATALAVALAATACGSSSSGGGSGKTSSASSQAATVTDADLQAALTAGGNLTVWAWEPTLKKVVADFQTKYPNVHVNLVNAGTGNDEYKALQNAVQAGKGVPDVAHIEYYALPQFELTKSVANLDQFGAAALNGTFTPGPWNSVQADGGVYGLPMDSGPMALFYNQTVFAKYGITTPPATWDEYAADAKKIHTADPTAYITNDTGDAGFTTSMIWQAGGKPYSVSGTNVGVNFATDAGTQKYATEWQQLIDGHDLAPISSWSDAWYQGMASGKIASLVIGAWMPASLESGVKSGSGQWRVAPLPQWTAGGKVTSENGGSSLAVMKASTNQKLAYAFLKYATVDEGAQTRVDNGAFPATVKQLNSPDFLNKTDPYFGDQKINQVLAQSAAEVAPGWSYLPFQVYANSVFNDTAGKAYIGGSSLADGLKAWQDASTKYAKDQGFTVK; encoded by the coding sequence ATGACGATAACCCGTCGACGCGGCGTCCTGCTGGGCGCGACCGCGCTGGCCGTGGCGCTGGCCGCGACCGCCTGCGGATCCTCGTCCAGCGGCGGTGGCAGCGGCAAGACCTCTTCGGCCTCCTCGCAGGCCGCCACGGTCACCGACGCGGACCTGCAGGCGGCGCTGACCGCCGGCGGGAACCTGACGGTCTGGGCCTGGGAGCCGACCCTGAAGAAGGTGGTCGCCGACTTCCAGACCAAGTACCCGAACGTGCACGTCAACCTGGTCAACGCCGGCACCGGCAACGACGAGTACAAGGCGCTGCAGAACGCGGTGCAGGCCGGCAAGGGCGTCCCGGACGTCGCGCACATCGAGTACTACGCGCTGCCGCAGTTCGAGCTGACCAAGTCGGTGGCGAACCTGGACCAGTTCGGCGCGGCCGCGCTGAACGGCACGTTCACCCCGGGCCCGTGGAACTCGGTCCAGGCCGACGGCGGCGTCTACGGCCTGCCGATGGACTCCGGACCCATGGCCCTGTTCTACAACCAGACGGTCTTCGCCAAGTACGGCATCACCACGCCCCCGGCCACGTGGGACGAGTACGCCGCCGACGCCAAGAAGATCCACACCGCCGACCCGACCGCCTACATCACCAACGACACCGGCGACGCGGGCTTCACCACCAGCATGATCTGGCAGGCAGGCGGAAAGCCTTACTCCGTCAGCGGAACCAACGTCGGTGTGAACTTCGCGACCGACGCCGGCACCCAGAAGTACGCGACCGAGTGGCAGCAGCTCATCGACGGCCACGACCTGGCCCCGATCAGCTCCTGGAGCGACGCCTGGTACCAGGGCATGGCCTCCGGCAAGATCGCCTCGCTCGTCATCGGCGCCTGGATGCCCGCCTCCCTGGAGTCCGGCGTGAAGTCCGGCTCGGGCCAGTGGCGCGTGGCGCCGCTGCCGCAGTGGACCGCCGGCGGCAAGGTCACCTCCGAGAACGGCGGCAGCTCCCTGGCCGTGATGAAGGCCAGCACCAACCAGAAGCTGGCCTACGCGTTCCTGAAGTACGCGACCGTCGACGAGGGCGCGCAGACCCGGGTCGACAACGGCGCCTTCCCGGCCACGGTGAAGCAGCTGAACTCGCCGGACTTCCTGAACAAGACCGACCCCTACTTCGGTGACCAGAAGATCAACCAGGTGCTCGCCCAGAGCGCGGCCGAGGTCGCCCCGGGCTGGTCCTACCTGCCCTTCCAGGTCTACGCCAACAGCGTCTTCAACGACACCGCGGGCAAGGCCTACATCGGCGGCTCGTCCCTGGCCGACGGCCTGAAGGCCTGGCAGGACGCCTCGACCAAGTACGCCAAGGACCAGGGCTTCACCGTCAAGTAG
- a CDS encoding ROK family protein: MRPRLSGDLRRANRVEVMRSFYGGRTLTRGDVAAQLGVSVATAGTIIGELTAAGLLAETQSTRSGGGRPASQLTMRASAPYLVGVDLAETYVIAEIFDQAMTRVGHFQTPVSPTDNDPDSVVGHVVDSVQGVIAALDGVSAADVAGVGVSLPGQVDREGGVSVHAPNWGWHGVPFTSLFQKRCDLPVLLDNPLKAITLAEMMFGEAGDHDDAVVVNLGTGVGLGVVAEGRLLRGRTNTAGEWGHTVLVADGLPCHCGSRGCVEAYVGAAALLDLLTEVEPDSPLLVPGDQAATVARLAEAAGRADPVAVATLERFARPLGMALANAVNMLNPELLVVGGWVSAAFGAPLLAAVEPVVKQYSLAVPYDAVTLAASRIADNPVSLGMAVLAFETFVLP, translated from the coding sequence ATGCGACCCCGCCTGTCCGGCGACCTGCGCCGTGCCAACCGCGTGGAAGTCATGCGGAGCTTTTACGGCGGCCGGACGCTGACCCGCGGCGACGTCGCCGCTCAGCTCGGCGTGTCGGTCGCCACCGCCGGGACGATCATCGGGGAGCTGACCGCGGCCGGGCTGCTGGCGGAGACGCAGAGCACGCGCTCCGGCGGCGGGCGTCCGGCCAGCCAGCTGACGATGCGGGCCTCGGCTCCCTACCTGGTCGGTGTCGACCTCGCCGAGACCTACGTCATCGCCGAGATCTTCGATCAGGCGATGACCCGGGTCGGGCACTTCCAGACGCCCGTGTCGCCGACGGACAACGACCCGGACTCCGTGGTCGGGCACGTCGTGGACAGCGTCCAGGGCGTCATCGCCGCCCTGGACGGGGTCAGCGCCGCCGACGTCGCCGGGGTCGGGGTCAGCCTGCCCGGCCAGGTCGACCGCGAGGGCGGGGTCTCGGTCCACGCCCCGAACTGGGGCTGGCACGGCGTCCCGTTCACCTCCCTGTTCCAGAAGCGCTGCGACCTGCCGGTGCTGCTGGACAACCCGCTGAAGGCGATAACGCTGGCCGAGATGATGTTCGGCGAGGCCGGGGACCACGACGACGCCGTGGTGGTGAACCTCGGTACCGGCGTCGGTCTCGGCGTGGTGGCCGAGGGCCGGCTGCTGCGCGGCCGGACCAACACCGCGGGGGAGTGGGGCCACACCGTGCTGGTCGCCGACGGCCTGCCGTGCCACTGCGGCAGCCGCGGATGCGTCGAGGCCTATGTCGGCGCCGCCGCGCTACTGGATCTCCTCACGGAGGTGGAACCGGACAGCCCGCTGCTGGTCCCCGGCGACCAGGCCGCGACCGTGGCCCGGCTGGCCGAGGCGGCCGGACGCGCCGACCCGGTCGCCGTGGCCACCCTGGAGCGGTTCGCCCGGCCGCTGGGCATGGCGCTGGCCAACGCCGTCAACATGCTCAACCCCGAACTGCTGGTCGTCGGCGGCTGGGTCAGCGCCGCCTTCGGCGCGCCGCTGCTGGCCGCGGTCGAGCCGGTGGTCAAGCAGTACTCCCTGGCCGTCCCCTACGACGCGGTCACCCTGGCCGCCTCCCGCATCGCCGACAACCCGGTGTCCCTGGGCATGGCGGTGCTGGCCTTCGAGACGTTCGTCCTGCCGTAG
- a CDS encoding carbohydrate ABC transporter permease, producing the protein MTTEPLSTARETTRATTRTAKWGSPHNATPPLRAKARRAPHLRRKSLTLTVLCAVMAVYTLLPLAWLAINATKTQQNLFNSFGLWFKGFGLFSNVGDTFSYQHDIFGRWLLNTLLYVVVGAGGATVLATLAGYGLAKFDFAGKKAVFAVVIGAVAVPATALAVPTFLMFSKMGITDTPWAIIIPSLISPFGLYLMWTFSSEAVPAEIMESARMDGAGEFRTFFSVSLPLLAPGIVTVLLFNVVTTWNNYFLPLIMLKNQDWYPLTLGLSTWNDQAHTAGGDVVFNLVITGSLITIIPLIAAFLLLQRYWQSGLSAGSVKG; encoded by the coding sequence GTGACCACAGAGCCCCTGAGCACAGCACGGGAAACAACGCGGGCGACAACGCGGACCGCTAAGTGGGGAAGTCCCCACAACGCCACGCCGCCGCTGCGGGCCAAGGCCCGGCGCGCGCCGCATCTGCGCCGCAAGAGCCTCACGCTGACCGTGCTGTGCGCGGTGATGGCCGTGTACACCCTGCTCCCGCTGGCCTGGCTGGCGATCAACGCGACCAAGACGCAGCAGAACCTGTTCAACTCCTTCGGGCTGTGGTTCAAGGGGTTCGGCCTGTTCTCCAACGTCGGCGACACGTTCAGCTACCAGCACGACATCTTCGGCCGGTGGCTGCTCAACACGCTGCTGTACGTGGTGGTCGGGGCCGGCGGGGCGACGGTGCTGGCCACGCTGGCCGGCTACGGCCTGGCCAAGTTCGACTTCGCGGGCAAGAAGGCCGTGTTCGCCGTGGTGATCGGCGCGGTCGCGGTGCCGGCCACGGCGCTGGCCGTCCCGACCTTCCTGATGTTCTCCAAGATGGGGATCACCGACACACCGTGGGCGATCATCATCCCGTCGCTGATCTCGCCGTTCGGCCTGTACCTGATGTGGACGTTCAGCTCCGAGGCGGTGCCGGCGGAGATCATGGAGTCGGCGCGGATGGACGGCGCGGGGGAGTTCCGCACGTTCTTCTCCGTCAGCCTGCCCCTGCTGGCGCCCGGCATCGTGACGGTGCTGCTGTTCAACGTGGTCACGACCTGGAACAACTACTTCCTGCCGCTGATCATGCTGAAGAACCAGGACTGGTACCCCCTGACGTTGGGCCTGAGCACCTGGAACGACCAGGCCCACACCGCCGGCGGGGACGTGGTGTTCAACCTCGTCATCACCGGCTCGCTCATCACGATCATCCCGCTGATCGCGGCGTTCCTGCTGCTCCAGCGGTACTGGCAGTCGGGCCTGAGCGCCGGAAGCGTGAAAGGTTGA
- a CDS encoding LacI family DNA-binding transcriptional regulator yields the protein MPIDPIPPRVTIRDVARQAGVSVATVSKVLNDRYGVSADTTARVKAVIDELGYEASLVAQSLRNHQTNVIGILVADLEPFSAELLKGAGDAIRGSGFELVVYSAGGRARDQVGWERRYLSRLSGTLVDGAVLVTPTVVDLRYGAPVVAVDPHTGPGGRPTVDSDNLRGARAAAEHLLGLGHRRIAMLTGRPDLLSAQLREEGFRQAMAAAGAAVDPDLIRLGSYDPDTAAEQAAKLLAGPDRPTAVFAANDLSAIATIEVAQRMGLRVPEDLSVVGFDDIPEATRCTPLLTTVEQPIREMGRRAVELLIGLIRGESAPEGTHIMLPTRLVVRASTAELSTAGRDAGL from the coding sequence GTGCCGATCGATCCGATTCCCCCGCGCGTGACCATCCGCGATGTCGCCCGGCAGGCCGGTGTCTCGGTCGCGACGGTCTCCAAGGTCCTCAACGACCGCTACGGCGTGTCCGCGGACACCACGGCCCGTGTCAAGGCCGTTATAGACGAGCTCGGATACGAGGCGAGCCTGGTGGCGCAGAGCCTGCGCAACCACCAGACCAACGTCATCGGGATCCTGGTGGCCGACCTTGAACCTTTCAGCGCCGAACTGCTCAAGGGCGCCGGCGACGCGATCCGCGGATCGGGTTTCGAGCTCGTCGTCTACTCCGCCGGCGGCCGGGCCCGCGACCAGGTGGGCTGGGAGCGCCGTTACCTGTCGCGGCTGTCCGGGACGCTGGTGGACGGGGCCGTCCTGGTCACCCCGACCGTGGTGGACCTGCGGTACGGCGCGCCGGTGGTCGCGGTCGATCCGCACACCGGCCCCGGCGGACGGCCGACCGTGGACTCGGACAACCTGCGCGGCGCGCGCGCCGCGGCCGAGCACCTGCTGGGCCTGGGCCACCGCCGGATCGCGATGCTGACCGGCCGCCCGGATCTGCTCTCGGCGCAGCTGCGCGAAGAGGGCTTCCGGCAGGCGATGGCCGCCGCGGGCGCCGCGGTCGATCCGGACCTGATCCGGCTCGGTTCCTACGACCCGGATACCGCCGCCGAGCAGGCCGCCAAGCTGCTCGCCGGCCCCGACCGGCCGACGGCGGTGTTCGCCGCCAACGACCTGTCGGCGATCGCCACCATCGAGGTCGCGCAGCGGATGGGCCTGCGGGTGCCCGAGGACCTGTCGGTGGTCGGGTTCGACGACATCCCCGAGGCGACGCGCTGCACCCCGTTGCTCACCACGGTCGAGCAGCCGATCCGGGAGATGGGACGGCGCGCGGTGGAACTGCTGATCGGGCTGATCCGCGGGGAGTCCGCACCGGAGGGGACCCACATCATGCTCCCGACCCGCCTGGTGGTCAGGGCTTCCACGGCAGAGCTCTCCACGGCAGGGCGCGACGCGGGACTCTGA
- a CDS encoding endo-1,4-beta-xylanase has protein sequence MHLTHNRRLAAALAVVASAALAGSLALVRPASADTSLKQLAEAKSKYFGTALVQSNLSNSALVGVATSQFDMMTPGNEMKWDTTEPSNGTFNFGPGDALVAFAQAHSMRVRGHNLVWHSQLPSWVSSLPANQVQAAMETHITTEATHYKGEVYSWDVVNEPFNDDGTLRQDAFYNAMGTGYIADALRTAHAADPNAKLYLNDYNIEGENTKSNAMYSLVQSLLSQGVPINGIGLESHFILGQVPSTMQANMARFAALGLDVAVTELDDRIQLPASSANLAQQASDYSTVVSDCLAVTRCVGVSQWGVGDADSWIPGTFSGYGAATMYDQNYQPKPAYNAAVSALGGGVTSSSSSPTTPTSPTSPTSPTSSSSSPGGGAACKVSDTVDAWNTGLTENITISNTGSAAVNGWNLAFTLASGQSVTNAWNATISPSSGSVTATNLSYDAAIAPGGSVSFGLQATHTGNASAPPSFSLNGQACATG, from the coding sequence ATGCACCTCACGCACAACCGCAGACTGGCCGCCGCGTTGGCGGTCGTCGCCAGCGCCGCGTTGGCCGGCAGCCTGGCCCTGGTCAGACCGGCATCGGCGGACACCTCGCTCAAGCAGCTGGCCGAGGCCAAGAGCAAGTACTTCGGCACCGCGCTGGTCCAGTCGAACCTGAGCAACTCCGCGCTGGTCGGGGTCGCCACGTCGCAGTTCGACATGATGACTCCCGGCAACGAGATGAAGTGGGACACCACCGAGCCCTCGAACGGGACGTTCAACTTCGGCCCCGGCGACGCGCTGGTCGCCTTCGCGCAGGCGCACTCGATGCGGGTGCGCGGGCACAACCTCGTCTGGCACAGCCAGCTGCCCTCCTGGGTGTCCAGCCTGCCGGCCAACCAGGTGCAGGCGGCGATGGAGACCCACATCACCACCGAGGCCACGCACTACAAGGGCGAGGTCTACTCCTGGGACGTGGTCAACGAGCCCTTCAACGACGACGGCACGCTGCGCCAGGACGCCTTCTACAACGCCATGGGCACCGGGTACATCGCCGACGCCCTGCGCACGGCCCACGCCGCCGACCCGAACGCCAAGCTCTACCTGAACGACTACAACATCGAGGGCGAGAACACCAAGAGCAACGCGATGTACTCCCTGGTGCAGTCGCTGCTGTCCCAGGGCGTGCCGATCAACGGGATCGGCCTGGAGAGCCACTTCATCCTGGGCCAGGTGCCCTCCACGATGCAGGCGAACATGGCCAGGTTCGCCGCGCTCGGTCTGGACGTGGCGGTGACAGAGCTCGACGACCGGATCCAGCTGCCGGCCAGCAGCGCGAACCTGGCCCAGCAGGCGAGCGACTACTCGACAGTCGTTTCGGACTGCCTGGCCGTCACGCGCTGCGTCGGGGTGTCGCAGTGGGGCGTGGGCGACGCGGACTCCTGGATCCCCGGCACCTTCTCCGGCTACGGCGCCGCGACGATGTACGACCAGAACTACCAGCCCAAGCCGGCGTACAACGCGGCGGTCAGCGCGCTGGGCGGGGGTGTGACCTCGAGTTCGTCCTCGCCGACCACACCGACTTCGCCCACCTCACCCACTTCGCCGACATCGTCGAGCTCCTCGCCGGGCGGCGGTGCGGCGTGCAAGGTGAGCGACACCGTGGACGCCTGGAACACCGGACTGACGGAGAACATCACCATCAGCAACACCGGATCGGCGGCGGTCAACGGCTGGAACCTGGCGTTCACCCTCGCATCGGGACAGAGCGTCACCAACGCCTGGAACGCGACGATCAGCCCGTCCTCCGGCTCGGTGACGGCCACGAATCTGAGCTATGACGCGGCGATCGCGCCGGGTGGTTCGGTGAGTTTCGGCTTGCAGGCCACGCATACCGGGAACGCGTCCGCGCCGCCCTCGTTCAGTCTCAACGGTCAGGCCTGCGCCACCGGCTGA
- a CDS encoding carbohydrate ABC transporter permease: MASPPLDLARPGRPRRPARRRRSLVGWRFVSPFMALFALVFLAPIGYSIYLSLYKTKLIGGTQYVGLQNYSDALQDSQFWTSFARVALFLVVQVPLMLGLALLLALAIDSGRLYGAAFFRISVFLPYAVPAVVATLMWSFMYGTQFGLVRDIDKHFGVTLPDPLSPHLILASIGNIVTWEWVGYNMLILYSALRVVNPSLYEAAAIEGAGQFRIIWSIKLPALRPALVIATIFSIIGSFQLFNEPSILKHLAPNAITTFYTPNYYAYSLSFDGQQFNYSATIAIVMGVATMIVAYAVQLRGMRKAV, encoded by the coding sequence ATGGCGTCCCCACCCCTGGACCTCGCCCGCCCGGGCCGCCCGCGCCGACCCGCGCGGCGCCGGCGGTCCCTGGTCGGCTGGCGGTTCGTCAGCCCCTTCATGGCCCTGTTCGCGCTGGTCTTCCTCGCCCCGATCGGCTACTCGATCTACCTGAGCCTGTACAAGACCAAGCTGATCGGCGGCACGCAGTACGTCGGCCTGCAGAACTACAGCGACGCCCTCCAGGACTCCCAGTTCTGGACCTCGTTCGCCCGGGTCGCGCTGTTCCTGGTCGTGCAGGTGCCGCTCATGCTCGGGCTGGCGCTGCTACTGGCCCTGGCCATCGACAGCGGACGGCTGTACGGGGCGGCCTTCTTCCGGATATCGGTGTTCCTGCCCTACGCCGTCCCCGCCGTGGTCGCCACGCTCATGTGGAGCTTCATGTACGGCACCCAGTTCGGCCTGGTCCGCGACATCGACAAGCACTTCGGCGTCACGCTGCCCGATCCGCTGTCCCCACACCTGATCCTGGCGTCCATCGGCAACATCGTGACCTGGGAGTGGGTCGGCTACAACATGCTGATCCTGTACTCGGCGCTGCGAGTGGTGAACCCCTCGCTGTACGAGGCGGCGGCCATCGAGGGCGCCGGCCAGTTCCGGATCATCTGGTCGATCAAGCTCCCGGCCCTGCGCCCCGCGCTGGTCATCGCCACCATCTTCTCGATCATCGGCAGCTTCCAGCTGTTCAACGAGCCCAGCATCCTCAAGCACCTGGCGCCGAACGCGATCACCACGTTCTACACACCGAACTACTACGCGTACTCGCTTTCCTTCGACGGCCAGCAATTCAACTACTCCGCGACCATCGCCATCGTCATGGGCGTGGCCACGATGATCGTCGCCTACGCCGTCCAGCTGCGCGGCATGCGAAAGGCGGTCTGA